The Buchnera aphidicola (Chaitophorus populicola) nucleotide sequence ATTGTCTGGTCAACTTCAATTTAAATTTTATAATATTTTTTTAATTCTGTCATTATTTTATTTTTTGTATTAAGTATTCATATATATATTTTTTTTTTATATTATATATTTTAGATATTATTGAAGAAATTTTATTTTTTGGTAAAAATGGTTTTAAAACAGACAAAATATATTTAATTTTTTTTGAGATTATTTTTTTTTTTTTACTTTTATAACCTGATAAAATTAAAACTATTTCACCTTTACAGATTGATTGATTATTTTTATACTTATAAAGTATATTTTCTGCCGTATCAAAAATAATTGATTCCCAAGACTTAGTAAGTTCCCTAGCTAATACAATTTTTCTTTTTGCACCTAATTGTTCTACTATATTTTTTAAACTATGTATTATTCTATGAGGAGCTTCATAAATAATTATTGTTCTTTTTTCATATTTTAATAAATTTAATGCTTTTTTTCTCTTAATTTCTTTTGATGGTAAAAAACCTTCAAAACAAAATTTATTTGTAGGAATTCCGGATGCACTTAAAGCAGTAATGGCTGCACAAGCACCAGGGAGAGGTACAATATTTATTTTTTTTTTATGAAATTCTCTAATTAAATAAAATCCTGGATCATTAATAGTAGGAGTTCCTGCATCTGAAACTAATGCAATGTTTTTATTTTCTTTAATTTTATTAAATATAATTTGAGTAATTTTTAATTCATTATGCTGATTTAAAGATATAATTGGTTTTTTAATATTAAATTTATTTAAAATTTTTTTTATTTTTTGATAATTTTCTGCTGCAATATAATCTATTTTTTTTAAGACTGCTATAGATCTATATGTTATATCATATATATTTCCGATAGGAGTAGGTATAATGAAAATTTTTCCGTATTTTTTTTTTTTCATAATTTTTATTAATATTTTTTAAAAATTATACCATATCTATTTTTATTATTAATTTTATTTTTGAAATAAAAGATATAAGGTTTTTATGAAAAGAGTTGTAGTTACTGGAATAGGTATAATATCTAGTATAGGAAATAATAAAATTGAAGTATTAAAATCTTTAAGGTCAGGATCATCTGGAATTTTTTTTTCAAATGAAATGAAAAAAATAGGTATGAAGAGTCACGTTTGGGGAAAAATTTTTTTAAATTCTAATGTAAGTAATAAGAATAAATTTTTTAAATATATGAATACAGAAACTTTTTTTTCTTATTTAGCTATGAAAGATGCTATTAAAGATTCTTTTTTAAAAAAATCTGAATATCAAAGAAATAAAAAAGTAGGTATAATAATTGGTAGTGGATTTTGCTCATCTAGAAATTATGTTTTAGATTTAAATTATAAAAAAAAATTATATAGCAAAAATATTTTTAAAGATATAGATAATATTAATATATATACTATATTTAAAATTATGAATTCTACTATTTCAGCTTGTTTATCTACTTTTTTTAATATTTATGGAATTAGTTATTCGATCAGTTCTGCGTGTGCCACTTCAGCGAATTGTATTGGTCATGCTTATGAATTAATTAAATCTGGACGCCAAGATATTGTTTTTGCAGGAGGAGCTGAAGCATTAACATTAGATACAGCATTATATTTTGATAAAATTAATGTTTTATCTACAAAATTTAATAAAAATCCTAAAAAATCCTCAAGAGTATATGATACTAATCGTGATGGATTTGTGATATCTGAAGGTAGCGGTATAATAGTTTTAGAAGAATTAAATTCTGCTTTATTAAGAAATGCACATATATATGGAGAAATTATATCTTATAGTTCTAATTCTAATGGGAATAGTTTGTTTTTACCATCTCAAAAAGGTATAGAAAGATGTATAAAATCTGCTATTAAAAAGATAAATCAAC carries:
- the rsmI gene encoding 16S rRNA (cytidine(1402)-2'-O)-methyltransferase, encoding MKKKKYGKIFIIPTPIGNIYDITYRSIAVLKKIDYIAAENYQKIKKILNKFNIKKPIISLNQHNELKITQIIFNKIKENKNIALVSDAGTPTINDPGFYLIREFHKKKINIVPLPGACAAITALSASGIPTNKFCFEGFLPSKEIKRKKALNLLKYEKRTIIIYEAPHRIIHSLKNIVEQLGAKRKIVLARELTKSWESIIFDTAENILYKYKNNQSICKGEIVLILSGYKSKKKKIISKKIKYILSVLKPFLPKNKISSIISKIYNIKKKYIYEYLIQKIK
- a CDS encoding beta-ketoacyl synthase N-terminal-like domain-containing protein — protein: MKRVVVTGIGIISSIGNNKIEVLKSLRSGSSGIFFSNEMKKIGMKSHVWGKIFLNSNVSNKNKFFKYMNTETFFSYLAMKDAIKDSFLKKSEYQRNKKVGIIIGSGFCSSRNYVLDLNYKKKLYSKNIFKDIDNINIYTIFKIMNSTISACLSTFFNIYGISYSISSACATSANCIGHAYELIKSGRQDIVFAGGAEALTLDTALYFDKINVLSTKFNKNPKKSSRVYDTNRDGFVISEGSGIIVLEELNSALLRNAHIYGEIISYSSNSNGNSLFLPSQKGIERCIKSAIKKINQQPIECINVHATSTKIGDIKEINAITKVFMKNKYMPYISSTKSMTGHSLGASGVHEIIFLLLMLENNFIAPSINIEMLDPKIKYTKIITYYKKIKLNIVMSNSFGFGGVNTVIIFKKFYK